The following coding sequences are from one Pedosphaera parvula Ellin514 window:
- a CDS encoding DUF1501 domain-containing protein: MSNEWSRRDFLKTASAATLGALAAGYPCAMWAAEEEKIKPTADTVIVLWMAGGMAHTETFDPKRYTPYEKGLESNRVLSTFPAIDTAVDNIKVSQGLENIAKVMDRATLIRSYTAGDLGFILHSRHQYQWHTGYAPPQTVAAPHLGAFIARTLGPLNPAVPAFIDIGQRFDLGEGEELKAFHTAGFLGSEYGPFAISNPEQAVQSVRPPAGMSPSRFENRDKFYRKLMAKSPIMEYGSDYQQQSLLRSMDNAHRLLSSPASKAFDLSLEPKESYDKYNTGKFGLGCLLARRLTEVGARFIEVTTEYIPFVNWDTHENGHTRLVDLKKSIDAPIAQLVLDLEKRGLLDRTLIVLASEFSRDMMMEGKPENLVKNQVVVPDVINDMKYYGMHRHFTDAGSVLMFGGGMKKGYLHGKTADERPCTTVEKRVVIEDLHASIYRAVGISPKLSYDIEKRPFYVTKDGKGKPVMDLFA; the protein is encoded by the coding sequence ATGAGTAATGAGTGGAGCAGGAGAGACTTTTTGAAAACGGCCAGCGCCGCCACGCTGGGAGCATTGGCTGCAGGCTATCCGTGCGCCATGTGGGCGGCAGAGGAAGAGAAAATCAAGCCGACAGCGGACACGGTGATCGTGCTGTGGATGGCTGGCGGCATGGCACATACCGAGACGTTCGATCCCAAGCGCTACACTCCTTATGAGAAGGGGCTGGAATCGAACCGGGTGCTGTCCACGTTCCCGGCGATTGATACGGCGGTCGACAATATCAAGGTATCGCAGGGCCTGGAGAATATTGCGAAGGTCATGGATCGGGCCACGCTGATTCGTTCCTATACTGCTGGAGATCTCGGTTTCATCCTGCACTCGCGGCATCAATACCAATGGCACACGGGCTATGCTCCGCCGCAGACGGTGGCGGCACCGCATCTGGGCGCTTTCATTGCGCGCACGTTGGGGCCATTGAACCCGGCGGTGCCGGCGTTCATCGATATTGGGCAGCGTTTTGACCTGGGTGAAGGGGAAGAGCTGAAGGCTTTCCATACGGCTGGTTTTCTTGGCAGCGAATATGGGCCGTTTGCCATCTCCAATCCGGAGCAAGCCGTGCAAAGTGTGCGTCCGCCAGCGGGCATGAGCCCATCGCGGTTCGAGAATCGCGACAAGTTTTACCGCAAGCTGATGGCGAAAAGTCCCATTATGGAATATGGAAGCGATTATCAGCAACAATCGCTGCTGCGCTCGATGGACAATGCGCATCGACTGTTGAGTTCTCCGGCCTCAAAGGCCTTTGATCTCTCGCTCGAGCCGAAGGAGAGTTACGATAAGTATAATACTGGCAAGTTTGGGTTGGGTTGCCTCTTGGCGCGCCGGTTGACGGAAGTGGGAGCGCGATTTATTGAAGTCACCACCGAGTATATTCCGTTCGTGAACTGGGATACGCACGAAAATGGGCATACCCGGTTGGTGGATTTGAAGAAGTCGATTGATGCGCCGATTGCCCAACTGGTACTGGACCTGGAGAAGCGGGGGCTTTTGGATCGGACGCTGATCGTGCTCGCAAGCGAGTTTAGCCGCGACATGATGATGGAAGGAAAACCTGAAAATCTGGTGAAAAACCAGGTCGTGGTGCCCGATGTCATCAACGATATGAAGTACTACGGCATGCACCGGCACTTTACGGATGCCGGCAGTGTGTTGATGTTTGGCGGCGGAATGAAGAAAGGGTATCTGCATGGCAAGACGGCGGATGAACGTCCTTGCACGACGGTTGAAAAGCGAGTGGTGATCGAGGATCTGCATGCATCGATTTACCGGGCGGTGGGTATTTCGCCGAAACTCAGCTATGACATTGAAAAGCGGCCATTCTATGTCACCAAGGATGGGAAGGGGAAGCCGGTTATGGATCTGTTTGCGTAA
- a CDS encoding DUF1549 domain-containing protein: MDFSKEVKPIFESSCIKCHGRGRDKGGFQLDSRETLLKGGDSGVAVVPGKSEASYIIELVQGFDPDEMMPKKGTKLTPEQVGILRAWIDQGAKWDAGVTFGRLEPANLKPHRPEVPAGDREMNPVDRFLQPYFAAHHIKPATPVNDRLYARRVYLDAIGLLPTPEQLDAFEKDKRPDKRQQLVRSLLADNQNYAVHWMSCWNDMLRNDYRGTGYIDGGRKQITGWLYTALAKNMPYDKFVAELINPTPESEGFTRGIIWRGAVNASQAPQMQAAQSISQVFMGVNLKCASCHDSFINDLTLADAYGLAGLYAEGPLEMVHCDKPTGKKADLKFIYPELGQIDPKADRSTRLKQLAEVVSGRQDARLTRTIVNRLWQRFMGRGLIEPADEMEKTAWNQDLLDWLAEDMADQNFDMKKTMERILTSRAYQMPAVSLDEKSSEDYVFKGPIVRRMSAEQFRDSLGEVAGIWYEQPVAQVDFSAGASNQNFDAPFAAKWIWTEATAAQAAKPGTNYFRKVVVLDGEPTSAMGVITADNSFTLFVNGKKAGAGKKYDELQVVDLRKHLVKGTNYIAVSAVNDGDKPNPAGLFLYAYVRFGNKASKVMDFGTDKSWVWSGNKEKNWDKPKFNGANWSAAAELGAIGLGPWNLEPQFKSAMIAPEKFGRVRSALVNADTLQVALGRPNREQVVTTRLSAATTLQALELTNGHELSDIIKQGSKKLMAESSDKDLVTRLYLRALGRKPTGEELKLAQEMVGKPVQNAGIEDLLWAVTMLPEFQLIY, encoded by the coding sequence GTGGATTTTTCAAAAGAGGTGAAGCCGATTTTTGAGTCGAGCTGCATCAAGTGTCACGGTCGTGGTCGGGACAAGGGTGGTTTTCAATTGGACAGCCGTGAAACGTTGCTCAAGGGAGGCGACTCCGGGGTGGCGGTGGTGCCGGGAAAGAGCGAGGCAAGTTATATAATCGAACTAGTCCAGGGATTTGATCCGGATGAAATGATGCCTAAAAAGGGCACCAAACTGACACCGGAACAGGTTGGAATATTGCGCGCCTGGATAGACCAGGGAGCAAAGTGGGATGCCGGAGTCACCTTCGGAAGACTGGAGCCCGCGAATCTCAAGCCGCATCGCCCTGAAGTTCCCGCCGGGGACAGGGAAATGAATCCGGTTGATCGCTTTTTGCAACCTTACTTTGCGGCGCATCATATCAAACCTGCGACGCCAGTGAATGACCGGCTCTATGCGAGGCGCGTGTATCTGGATGCGATTGGTCTGCTGCCTACGCCGGAGCAATTGGATGCGTTTGAAAAAGACAAGCGTCCGGACAAGCGGCAGCAACTCGTGCGGAGTTTGCTCGCGGACAATCAGAATTATGCGGTGCACTGGATGAGCTGCTGGAATGACATGTTGCGGAATGATTATCGCGGGACGGGCTACATCGATGGCGGTCGCAAACAGATCACCGGCTGGCTCTACACGGCTTTGGCAAAGAACATGCCATATGACAAGTTCGTCGCAGAGTTGATTAATCCCACTCCCGAATCCGAAGGGTTTACCAGGGGAATTATCTGGCGTGGCGCGGTGAATGCCAGCCAGGCGCCACAAATGCAAGCTGCCCAAAGCATTTCACAGGTGTTCATGGGAGTGAACTTGAAGTGCGCGTCCTGTCACGATAGTTTCATCAATGATCTTACTCTGGCGGATGCTTACGGGCTCGCCGGGCTTTATGCGGAAGGCCCGCTGGAGATGGTCCACTGCGACAAGCCGACGGGGAAAAAGGCGGATTTGAAATTTATTTACCCGGAGCTGGGACAGATCGATCCCAAGGCCGATCGGTCCACCCGATTGAAGCAGTTGGCAGAGGTAGTTTCAGGACGTCAGGATGCGCGGCTCACCCGCACGATCGTAAACCGGTTGTGGCAGAGATTCATGGGGCGTGGTTTGATTGAACCCGCCGATGAGATGGAGAAAACCGCGTGGAACCAGGATTTGCTGGATTGGCTGGCGGAGGACATGGCTGACCAGAACTTCGACATGAAGAAGACCATGGAACGCATCCTGACTTCGCGCGCCTACCAAATGCCGGCGGTCAGTCTCGATGAGAAGAGCAGCGAGGACTACGTTTTCAAAGGGCCAATTGTGAGGCGGATGTCGGCGGAGCAGTTCCGTGATTCATTGGGGGAAGTGGCCGGGATATGGTATGAGCAACCGGTGGCGCAGGTGGATTTTTCGGCGGGTGCCAGCAACCAGAATTTTGATGCCCCCTTTGCGGCCAAATGGATTTGGACAGAAGCCACAGCGGCACAGGCCGCCAAACCGGGCACGAATTATTTTCGCAAGGTGGTGGTGCTTGATGGTGAGCCCACATCAGCCATGGGTGTCATTACTGCTGACAACAGTTTCACGCTATTTGTGAATGGCAAAAAGGCCGGAGCCGGCAAGAAGTATGACGAATTGCAGGTCGTGGATTTACGCAAACACCTGGTAAAGGGAACCAATTACATCGCTGTCAGCGCGGTGAATGATGGTGACAAGCCGAATCCTGCGGGTTTGTTTTTATATGCCTATGTTCGTTTTGGAAATAAGGCATCCAAGGTAATGGATTTCGGGACGGATAAATCATGGGTATGGTCCGGTAACAAGGAGAAGAATTGGGATAAACCAAAATTTAACGGTGCCAACTGGTCGGCTGCTGCTGAATTGGGGGCCATTGGCCTCGGTCCGTGGAATCTTGAGCCGCAATTCAAGAGTGCCATGATTGCGCCGGAGAAGTTCGGGAGGGTGCGGTCGGCGCTAGTGAATGCCGATACCTTGCAGGTGGCGTTAGGACGGCCCAATCGGGAGCAAGTGGTTACGACCCGTTTATCCGCTGCCACCACGTTGCAAGCTTTGGAACTGACAAATGGGCATGAACTCTCCGACATCATCAAGCAAGGTTCGAAGAAATTAATGGCCGAAAGTTCCGACAAGGATTTGGTTACCCGGTTGTATCTGCGCGCACTGGGAAGAAAGCCGACCGGTGAGGAGCTGAAACTGGCCCAGGAGATGGTTGGCAAACCGGTCCAGAATGCCGGCATTGAGGATTTGTTATGGGCAGTGACGATGCTGCCGGAATTTCAATTAATTTATTGA
- a CDS encoding BON domain-containing protein — translation MKLNPKKLVLTVCLGAVVGLAGLAGCQTSGDRSAGRYEDDKKVASRVKKDLKEEPVYKFTDVHVAAYDGVVQLSGFVNTQDQKNRASDVARHADGVREVVNSLVIKPQVAATGPAPVINNENRITSPTGAPTGRRIDAETSATHYGGNAAGATGTTTGTTSGTSGTTITPSGPPTTSAEPITPSQTKAPSESISSPSVNITTPNVNINTNAPSSQ, via the coding sequence ATGAAACTCAACCCAAAGAAATTAGTACTAACTGTCTGCCTTGGCGCAGTCGTCGGCTTGGCGGGTTTGGCTGGCTGTCAAACAAGCGGTGACCGCAGTGCCGGTCGCTACGAGGACGACAAGAAAGTCGCGAGTCGCGTCAAGAAGGATCTCAAGGAAGAACCCGTGTATAAGTTCACTGATGTGCATGTCGCGGCCTATGACGGTGTGGTTCAACTGAGCGGATTTGTTAATACCCAGGATCAGAAAAACAGGGCCTCGGACGTCGCCCGGCACGCTGATGGTGTACGGGAGGTGGTTAACAGTCTTGTCATCAAGCCACAAGTGGCCGCAACCGGTCCGGCTCCAGTTATTAACAATGAAAATCGCATCACTAGTCCCACCGGAGCGCCAACAGGTCGCCGTATTGATGCGGAAACCTCCGCCACCCATTATGGTGGAAATGCAGCCGGTGCAACTGGCACCACAACCGGAACTACTTCGGGCACTTCGGGCACTACCATAACACCTTCTGGGCCGCCAACTACCTCAGCGGAGCCAATCACACCATCACAGACGAAGGCACCATCGGAGTCCATCAGCAGCCCCAGCGTAAATATCACGACTCCCAACGTAAACATCAACACTAACGCTCCAAGCAGCCAATAA
- a CDS encoding TIGR04283 family arsenosugar biosynthesis glycosyltransferase, whose protein sequence is MDEPTRKRAPLWFKLGSAVTACAAIFFVFRHVDMSDLVRTFHHAHPGWLLVSIAFYGIVFPPSAWRWHLMLRLTGNAVHFGATFTMSLIGHFFYTLLFGVAGGDLAKSALYASWYQLPLPEILAAAPLDRLLGFGGLIIFIILSFSLAAWNGAFFQLNTSSLHISTAWILITLVLIGLAVALFMKFGRIPGVAKWLQALRFSLAQMMVSKSIVLQGVACGFLVQVGLAGSLALSLQAVSHTEIPWGQLLWTFPIICIISAVPFTVAGLGFREGAALSLLGLYGISPADAVAASLLTLVGRLAWAAVGGMVLWKERQFQTKSRPLPRTISVIIPTYNEAQCLPETIHHARAIPEVSEIIVVDGGSKDGTREVAAALGCKVMQCAPGRGGQMRLGAAQASGDIVLLLHADTWLSANAGRAAISCLRDVHVAGGGFWKQFRAAPALLLGSRLKCAIRLYLGRRILGDQTMFFRRETLESVGGVPDMPLMEEFELCRRLRRVGRIALAESTVLTSARRFTRRGVIRTYLLMWRVTWRYRLGASPQELRKLYEQP, encoded by the coding sequence ATGGACGAACCGACGCGAAAAAGAGCACCTCTTTGGTTCAAGCTTGGATCAGCGGTAACTGCTTGTGCCGCCATTTTCTTTGTCTTTCGTCACGTCGACATGTCGGATTTGGTGCGCACGTTCCACCACGCCCATCCCGGTTGGTTGCTCGTCTCCATCGCGTTCTACGGAATTGTTTTTCCTCCCAGCGCCTGGAGATGGCACCTGATGTTGCGGTTGACCGGCAACGCGGTTCATTTTGGCGCCACCTTCACCATGTCTCTTATTGGACATTTTTTCTATACGTTACTTTTTGGAGTAGCCGGTGGCGACCTGGCCAAATCCGCCCTCTATGCAAGCTGGTACCAGCTACCCCTCCCGGAGATTCTCGCGGCAGCCCCATTGGATCGTTTGCTCGGTTTTGGAGGTTTAATAATTTTTATAATACTTTCTTTCAGCCTGGCCGCGTGGAACGGCGCCTTCTTTCAGTTAAATACCAGCTCCCTCCATATTTCGACTGCATGGATATTAATCACCCTGGTCCTGATTGGTTTGGCCGTGGCGTTGTTCATGAAGTTCGGACGTATACCGGGAGTAGCAAAGTGGCTGCAAGCATTGCGATTCAGCCTGGCTCAAATGATGGTTTCCAAAAGCATTGTGCTGCAGGGAGTGGCCTGCGGTTTCCTGGTTCAAGTGGGCCTGGCAGGTTCACTGGCGCTCAGCTTGCAAGCTGTCAGCCATACAGAGATACCGTGGGGGCAGTTGCTTTGGACCTTTCCCATCATCTGCATCATTAGTGCCGTTCCCTTTACCGTGGCTGGCCTGGGTTTCCGCGAAGGTGCTGCGTTGAGCCTTCTCGGTCTTTATGGAATTTCACCTGCCGACGCCGTTGCGGCTTCCCTCCTCACTCTCGTTGGCCGGCTGGCGTGGGCTGCCGTGGGTGGAATGGTGTTGTGGAAGGAACGTCAGTTTCAAACCAAAAGCCGGCCTTTGCCCAGGACGATCTCCGTCATCATTCCGACCTACAACGAAGCCCAATGCCTGCCTGAAACCATCCATCACGCGCGAGCCATTCCCGAGGTATCAGAAATTATTGTGGTTGATGGCGGCAGCAAGGATGGGACCCGCGAAGTGGCTGCGGCCTTAGGCTGTAAAGTAATGCAATGTGCTCCAGGCCGGGGGGGACAGATGCGTCTCGGCGCGGCACAGGCCAGTGGCGACATAGTTTTACTCTTGCATGCGGATACCTGGCTTTCCGCAAATGCCGGCAGGGCTGCAATTTCCTGCCTTCGAGATGTGCACGTGGCAGGCGGTGGATTTTGGAAGCAATTTCGTGCTGCGCCTGCTTTGCTGCTCGGTTCCCGTCTTAAATGCGCCATTCGACTTTATCTTGGCCGTCGCATTTTGGGAGATCAAACAATGTTCTTCCGGCGGGAAACTCTGGAGTCCGTTGGAGGTGTGCCCGACATGCCGCTCATGGAAGAGTTTGAACTTTGTCGGCGTTTGCGAAGGGTAGGTAGAATTGCCCTGGCCGAAAGCACCGTGCTTACTTCTGCCAGACGCTTCACCAGGCGCGGAGTGATTCGAACCTATCTGTTGATGTGGCGGGTAACCTGGCGATACCGGTTGGGCGCTTCGCCACAGGAACTGCGTAAATTGTACGAACAGCCTTAG
- a CDS encoding response regulator yields the protein MKLFGKWKKEEPLAEAKPFSATDNPELSASPKDAIGSGRKILVVDDNSVVLKAFELKLKAGGFQVLTATDGSAAVSCARQAKPDIIVLDINFPPDVGSSGLQWNGFNILQWLRRFEEIGRIPVIIITSNQAETFKEKALEAGAIAFFQKPINYEEFMVAVRRAIGQASVTGTSAMPPSLPS from the coding sequence ATGAAACTGTTTGGAAAATGGAAAAAAGAAGAGCCTCTTGCCGAGGCGAAACCGTTTTCGGCCACCGATAATCCTGAACTCAGTGCCAGCCCCAAGGATGCGATTGGTTCGGGCAGGAAAATCCTCGTGGTGGATGATAACTCTGTAGTGCTTAAAGCCTTTGAATTAAAATTAAAGGCCGGCGGCTTCCAAGTTTTGACGGCGACGGACGGCTCAGCGGCTGTCAGTTGTGCACGACAAGCCAAGCCCGATATTATCGTGTTGGATATCAATTTTCCACCAGATGTGGGCAGCTCGGGATTGCAGTGGAACGGATTTAACATTCTGCAGTGGCTGCGGCGTTTTGAAGAAATAGGCAGGATTCCCGTGATTATCATCACTTCAAATCAAGCAGAAACATTTAAGGAGAAGGCTCTCGAGGCCGGTGCCATTGCCTTCTTTCAGAAGCCGATCAATTACGAGGAGTTCATGGTAGCGGTGCGCCGTGCCATCGGACAGGCCAGCGTTACGGGCACAAGTGCGATGCCACCGTCGCTTCCAAGCTAA
- the ubiE gene encoding bifunctional demethylmenaquinone methyltransferase/2-methoxy-6-polyprenyl-1,4-benzoquinol methylase UbiE, giving the protein MTNKFYDSGKERAAKVNALFATIAPHYDLINDLQSFGLHRFWKQRLLNLAHGRPGERALDLCCGTGDVTFALAATGMEAVGLDFSEPMLKVARQRTQSQNPKPSVRFLNGDAQNIPFPDGSFDVVTISYGLRNLADLDLGLREMKRVAKPGGRLLVLDFGKPDNAVWRSLYFTYLKFFVPVMGKVLCGDADTHGYILESLKHYAAQRGVAAKMTNLQLTDVRIINLMGGTMSINYAEKAA; this is encoded by the coding sequence GTGACAAATAAATTTTACGATTCAGGCAAGGAACGAGCCGCCAAGGTAAACGCCTTGTTCGCGACCATTGCTCCGCATTATGACCTGATTAATGATCTTCAAAGCTTCGGATTGCACCGTTTTTGGAAACAGCGTCTTCTGAATTTGGCTCACGGCAGGCCGGGAGAACGGGCCTTGGATCTCTGCTGCGGGACAGGTGACGTCACCTTTGCCCTCGCTGCAACAGGCATGGAAGCCGTAGGCTTGGATTTTAGCGAACCCATGTTGAAAGTGGCCCGCCAAAGAACCCAAAGCCAGAATCCCAAACCTTCCGTCCGCTTTCTGAACGGCGACGCTCAAAACATTCCATTTCCGGATGGCAGCTTTGATGTGGTCACAATCAGCTATGGACTTCGCAACCTGGCGGATTTGGATCTGGGTTTGCGCGAAATGAAGCGCGTCGCCAAACCAGGCGGGCGATTGTTGGTGCTGGACTTTGGCAAACCGGACAATGCTGTCTGGCGATCTCTTTATTTCACCTACCTCAAATTCTTTGTGCCAGTCATGGGCAAGGTATTGTGCGGAGATGCTGATACTCATGGCTACATTCTCGAGTCTCTGAAGCACTACGCCGCACAAAGAGGCGTCGCCGCCAAAATGACAAACCTGCAACTCACCGACGTTCGCATCATCAATCTCATGGGTGGCACGATGAGCATCAATTACGCCGAAAAGGCTGCGTGA